In bacterium, one genomic interval encodes:
- a CDS encoding protein kinase — translation MKPLAQRLTHRTLISHGDMSAAYRARDTALDRDVFLKLLHPHMAAEPDLRARFEREARAAARLDHPQLVRIYEVGEDPDEGPFMLLEWVEGMTLRAAIAREGTLGVAEVRRLGESMLSALAELHDAGILHRDVKPDNILRRNDGAFKLTDFSLALLADAPKLTHHQAVVGTPAYLAPELARGKAPSQQTDLFALGVALFEAATGSNPFSADSLLESLRRVREVEPDWAALNAVGDANLTMLVRVCLEKEPNDRPASARAALEAFSGQAPMRTLSRRSRRPLALSIAVLVAIVSVAILFWPHSGRQLNTSSLVPAMPQDSNPVSASMDSAGLRPQQDTTAIVEQPVEPVKPRPQVADTVVRKVVAAVDTVEWMLDTTPWAHVSLGGVEIGTTPLSNPLRISAGLHTIVLRNPAYPPIQVALDARANGRQTIKLPEYVEHVALEVEPWGEVYLDNELLGTTPLPTLLRVLPGEHRLRVTHPNFPPVSKQWRATAGDTLRYAVNMSNSEFVVAREVP, via the coding sequence ATGAAGCCACTCGCGCAGCGCCTGACCCACCGCACGCTTATTTCGCACGGCGATATGTCGGCAGCCTATCGCGCTCGCGATACGGCTCTGGATCGTGACGTATTTCTTAAACTTCTGCATCCGCACATGGCGGCGGAACCGGACCTGCGCGCTCGTTTTGAGCGTGAAGCGAGGGCTGCGGCGCGTCTTGATCATCCGCAGCTTGTCCGGATCTATGAAGTCGGAGAAGACCCCGACGAAGGACCGTTCATGCTGCTCGAGTGGGTGGAGGGGATGACGCTGCGGGCGGCGATCGCCCGCGAAGGCACGCTCGGCGTTGCGGAAGTCCGTCGGCTTGGTGAATCCATGCTCAGTGCATTGGCCGAGCTACATGATGCAGGTATCTTGCACCGCGACGTGAAACCGGACAACATTTTGAGGCGCAACGATGGCGCGTTCAAGCTGACCGACTTCAGTTTAGCGCTGCTCGCCGACGCTCCAAAGCTGACGCATCATCAGGCGGTCGTGGGCACGCCGGCCTATCTGGCACCGGAACTGGCCCGCGGCAAGGCGCCGTCGCAGCAAACTGACCTATTTGCTTTGGGTGTTGCGCTGTTTGAAGCCGCCACGGGCAGCAATCCGTTCAGCGCCGATTCGCTATTGGAGTCGTTGCGGCGCGTTCGCGAAGTCGAGCCCGATTGGGCGGCGTTGAATGCAGTAGGTGACGCAAACCTGACGATGCTTGTCCGGGTATGCTTGGAAAAGGAACCCAACGATCGGCCCGCCTCGGCGCGCGCCGCTCTGGAAGCGTTCTCCGGCCAGGCGCCGATGCGGACCTTGTCACGCCGTTCGCGCCGACCCTTGGCCCTATCCATAGCGGTTCTGGTGGCCATCGTCAGTGTGGCGATCCTCTTCTGGCCGCATAGTGGCCGACAATTGAATACGTCCTCACTCGTGCCGGCGATGCCGCAGGATTCGAATCCTGTCAGCGCATCGATGGACTCGGCGGGGCTCAGACCGCAACAAGACACGACGGCTATTGTCGAGCAGCCCGTGGAGCCGGTGAAACCCCGTCCGCAAGTTGCCGACACGGTCGTGCGCAAGGTTGTTGCCGCGGTGGACACGGTCGAGTGGATGCTCGACACAACACCGTGGGCGCATGTTAGTCTTGGTGGCGTAGAAATCGGGACGACGCCGCTCTCCAATCCCTTGCGCATCTCCGCTGGGTTACACACGATCGTTTTGCGCAATCCGGCCTATCCGCCGATACAAGTTGCTCTTGATGCGCGTGCGAACGGTCGCCAGACGATCAAACTTCCGGAGTACGTCGAGCACGTCGCGCTGGAAGTCGAACCATGGGGCGAGGTCTATTTGGACAATGAGCTGCTGGGCACCACGCCGCTGCCAACGCTGCTGCGCGTGCTGCCGGGCGAACACCGGCTGCGCGTGACTCATCCCAATTTTCCGCCCGTAAGCAAACAGTGGCGCGCGACGGCGGGCGACACGCTGCGCTACGCAGTGAATATGTCCAATTCTGAATTTGTCGTGGCCCGGGAGGTGCCGTGA
- a CDS encoding T9SS type A sorting domain-containing protein — translation MKKILALVLLALFGISAAWAQTGSLTVTVLSGPDSAQVPVEGAWVNAIGHGQGHGRPHFDGFTDAAGQITFADIPAMEYHVDAGIPPMPPVQAEVDVVDGETATLTMVLPTFEPTPHIMVMPMGDLHFGPVGLGTTFTRVVHVRNIGTADLVVSATVAGDAFGLASEAEFTLIPDPMGSEGEVLVTFSPTVAGPYEGLLTLTSNDPEHSTIEIELDGLGAEVITGGLAVTVVVTDSLGNTTPVDSARVRVSFIRDHGGPRPHHQRGLTDVNGEVAFENLTVGTYNVNASRRGIGFASEVVEILEDQTTFVTLTLVAADSSEHGEHGGHGGGHHFEIVELAGTVSVTSPDSADPARVLYALDVDADGVVDYRLNFGPPDYQPEGLTRPVDGEEVTIVGALMSHGDIPMVHVHLLNGLVWWDPRHGRDGEHGGDGGGRADGFGCDSYVTWSEVSGVVMDVDVYGSTFYALDHNNDGTADYVVDFGDNVDMDDPILPTIGRTITVVGGMLSCTPQGMDAEWVIVYEVDGAYYRMPGDTDGLDPLLSVEREPNALPVSHLVAMNYPNPFNPTTTIQFSTPGTGMVTLTVFDVLGRNVATLINESLSAGTYSANFDAAALPSGMYMYRLTMNNEQIVNKMLLLK, via the coding sequence ATGAAGAAAATCCTTGCTTTGGTCCTGCTGGCCCTGTTCGGCATTTCCGCAGCTTGGGCGCAGACCGGCAGCCTTACGGTTACCGTACTGTCTGGCCCGGATTCGGCTCAGGTGCCCGTCGAAGGCGCTTGGGTGAACGCAATTGGTCATGGCCAAGGCCACGGCCGTCCGCATTTTGATGGATTCACGGATGCCGCCGGTCAGATCACCTTTGCTGATATTCCGGCGATGGAGTATCACGTAGATGCGGGTATCCCGCCGATGCCGCCGGTGCAGGCGGAAGTGGATGTCGTGGATGGCGAGACCGCCACGCTGACTATGGTTCTCCCGACGTTTGAGCCGACTCCGCACATCATGGTTATGCCGATGGGCGACCTGCATTTTGGCCCGGTTGGCTTGGGCACGACGTTTACCCGTGTCGTGCACGTCCGCAATATCGGTACGGCCGATCTCGTAGTTTCGGCAACGGTTGCCGGTGATGCCTTTGGCTTGGCGTCAGAAGCCGAGTTCACGTTGATTCCGGACCCCATGGGTTCGGAAGGCGAAGTTCTCGTGACCTTCTCGCCGACGGTGGCGGGCCCCTACGAAGGTCTGTTGACGTTGACCTCGAACGATCCCGAGCACAGCACGATTGAGATCGAATTGGATGGTCTTGGCGCGGAAGTCATTACCGGCGGCTTGGCCGTGACGGTAGTTGTTACGGACTCGCTGGGCAACACGACGCCGGTGGACAGCGCCCGCGTTCGCGTCTCCTTCATTCGCGACCACGGCGGTCCGCGTCCGCATCACCAGCGCGGCCTGACCGATGTCAATGGCGAAGTGGCGTTTGAAAATCTGACGGTGGGCACGTACAATGTGAACGCTTCGCGTCGCGGCATCGGTTTCGCCAGCGAAGTGGTTGAAATTCTCGAAGACCAGACGACGTTTGTGACGCTGACGCTTGTGGCCGCTGATTCCAGCGAACACGGCGAGCACGGCGGTCATGGCGGCGGCCACCATTTCGAAATTGTCGAGCTGGCCGGCACGGTTAGCGTGACAAGCCCGGACAGCGCCGATCCCGCGCGCGTGTTATACGCCTTGGATGTGGATGCTGACGGCGTGGTGGACTATCGCTTGAACTTTGGCCCGCCGGACTATCAGCCGGAAGGATTGACCCGCCCGGTGGACGGCGAAGAGGTGACGATTGTCGGCGCGCTCATGTCGCACGGTGACATTCCGATGGTGCATGTTCACCTTCTGAATGGCTTAGTGTGGTGGGATCCGCGGCACGGTCGCGACGGTGAGCACGGCGGCGACGGCGGTGGCCGCGCTGACGGCTTCGGTTGCGATAGCTACGTGACGTGGAGCGAAGTTTCTGGCGTGGTCATGGACGTGGACGTCTATGGTTCGACCTTCTACGCGCTGGACCACAACAATGACGGTACTGCCGACTACGTGGTGGACTTTGGCGACAACGTTGATATGGACGATCCGATTCTGCCGACGATCGGCCGCACGATAACGGTTGTGGGTGGCATGCTGTCCTGCACGCCGCAGGGCATGGATGCCGAGTGGGTGATTGTGTACGAAGTGGACGGCGCGTATTATCGCATGCCGGGCGATACCGACGGCCTCGATCCGTTGCTGTCCGTTGAGCGCGAGCCGAACGCCCTGCCGGTTTCCCACCTCGTCGCGATGAACTACCCGAACCCGTTCAACCCGACGACGACGATTCAGTTCTCCACGCCGGGAACCGGCATGGTGACCTTGACGGTGTTTGATGTTCTGGGCCGCAACGTGGCCACGTTGATCAACGAGAGCCTCTCGGCAGGCACCTATTCGGCGAATTTTGACGCCGCCGCCCTGCCGTCCGGTATGTACATGTACCGCTTGACGATGAACAACGAGCAGATCGTCAATAAGATGCTGCTTCTGAAGTAA